One window of the Bubalus bubalis isolate 160015118507 breed Murrah chromosome 8, NDDB_SH_1, whole genome shotgun sequence genome contains the following:
- the TMEM209 gene encoding transmembrane protein 209 isoform X5 codes for MWPDHPLPVVEGRKEAIGVAKMQGEPNPSASLIDRTIKMRRETEARKVVLAWGLLNVSMAGMIYTEMTGKLISSYYNVTYWPLWYIELALASLFSLNALFDFWRYFKYTVAPTSLVVSPGQQTLLGLKTAVVQTTPPRDLAAAQIPPSPPSPSIQGQSVLSYSPSRSPSTSPKFTTSCITGYSPQLQGLSSGGSGSYSPGVTYSPISGYNKLASYSPSPSSPYPTTVGPVESSGLRSRYRSSPTVYNSPTDKEDYMTDLRTLDTFLRSEEEKQQRVKLGSPDSTSPPTSPTFWNYSRSVGDYAQTLKKFQYQLACRSQAPCANKDEADLSSKQAAEEVWARVTMNRQLLDHMDSWTAKFRNWINETILVPLVQEIESVSTQMRRMGCPELQIGELSQGGCMSSFRWNRGGDFKGRKWDTDLPTDSAIIMHVFCTYLDSRLPPHPKYPDGKTFTSQHFVQTPNKPDVTNENVFCIYQSAINPPHYELIYQRHVYNLPKGRNNMFHTLLMFLYIIKTKESGMLGRVNLGLSGVNILWIFGE; via the exons ATGTGGCCAGACCACCCACTGCCCGTagtggaagggaggaaagaagccaTAGGAGTTGCTAAA ATGCAGGGGGAGCCAAACCCAAGTGCTTCCCTTATTGACAGAACCATCAAGatgagaagagaaacagaagctAGGAAAGTGGTTTTAGCCTGGGGACTCCTAAATGTGTCTATGGCTGGAATGATATATACTGAAAT gaCTGGAAAATTGATTAGTTCTTATTATAATGTGACATATTGGCCCCTCTGGTATATAG AGCTTGCCCTTGCATCTCTCTTCAGTCTAAATGCCTTATTTGATTTTTGGAGGTATTTCAAATACACTGTGGCACCAACAAGTCTGGTTGTTAGCCCTGGACAGCAAACACTTTTAGGGTTGAAAACAGCTG TTGTACAGACTACTCCTCCACGTGATCTGGCAGCAGCCCAAatccctccctctccaccttcTCCTTCAATTCAGGGTCAGAGTGTGTTAAGTTATAGCCCATCTCGCTCACCCAGTACCAGCCCCAAGTTCACCACCAGCTGTATAACTGGATATAGCCCTCAGCTGCAAGGTCTGTCATCAGGTGGCAGTGGATCTTACAGCCCCGGAGTGACCTACTCACCCATCAGTGGTTATAACAAG ctggcaagctatagtccctCTCCTTCTTCTCCGTATCCTACCACTGTTGGTCCAGTGGAGAGCAGTGGGCTGAGATCTCGCTACCGCTCCTCACCCACCGTCTACAACTCCCCTACTGACAAAGAAGACTACATGACCGACCTGCGAACCTTGGATACTTTCCTtagaagtgaagaagaaaaacagcagaGAGTTAAGCtgg GAAGCCCAGATTCTACTTCGCCTCCCACCAGTCCTACTTTCTGGAACTACAGCCGTTCTGTGGGGGATTATGCACAGACTTTGAAGAAGTTTCAGTATCAGCTTGCCTGTAGGTCTCAGGCGCCATGTGCTAACAAAGATGAAGCCGATCTCAGCTCTAAACAAGCTGCAGAGGAG gtttgGGCAAGAGTAACTATGAATAGACAACTTCTTGATCATATGGATTCATGGACAGCTAAGTTCAGAAAT TGGATCAACGAGACAATATTAGTGCCGCTTGTGCAAGAGATCGAGTCTGTCAGCACGCAGATGAGGCGAATGGGTTGTCCAGAGCTGCAAATAGGAG AACTTTCTCAGGGAGGCTGTATGAGCTCGTTTCGATGGAATAGAGGTGGAGACTTTAAAGGTCGCAAGTGGGATACAGACCTGCCCACGGATTCTGCT ATCATCATGCATGTATTTTGCACCTACCTTGATTCCAGATTACCTCCACATCCTAAATATCCTGatggaaaaacatttacttctcagCACTTTGTTCAGACACCAAATAAACCAG ATGTGACAAATGAGAATGTTTTCTGCATTTATCAGAGTGCTATCAACCCTCCCCATTATGAGCTAATCTACCAGCGTCATGTCTACAATCTTCCCAAG GGCCGAAATAATATGTTTCATACACTGTTGATGTTCCTCTACATTATAAAAACCAAAGAGTCAGGAATGCTTGG gagaGTTAATCTTGGCCTCTCTGGTGTGAATATTTTGTGGATTTTTGGAGAATAG
- the TMEM209 gene encoding transmembrane protein 209 isoform X1, which yields MWPDHPLPVVEGRKEAIGVAKMQGEPNPSASLIDRTIKMRRETEARKVVLAWGLLNVSMAGMIYTEMTGKLISSYYNVTYWPLWYIGGEQGPYPHGRNTLAEETIKLINSRIPELALASLFSLNALFDFWRYFKYTVAPTSLVVSPGQQTLLGLKTAVVQTTPPRDLAAAQIPPSPPSPSIQGQSVLSYSPSRSPSTSPKFTTSCITGYSPQLQGLSSGGSGSYSPGVTYSPISGYNKLASYSPSPSSPYPTTVGPVESSGLRSRYRSSPTVYNSPTDKEDYMTDLRTLDTFLRSEEEKQQRVKLGSPDSTSPPTSPTFWNYSRSVGDYAQTLKKFQYQLACRSQAPCANKDEADLSSKQAAEEVWARVTMNRQLLDHMDSWTAKFRNWINETILVPLVQEIESVSTQMRRMGCPELQIGEASITSLKQAALVKAPLIPTLNTIVQYLDLTPNQEYLFERIKELSQGGCMSSFRWNRGGDFKGRKWDTDLPTDSAIIMHVFCTYLDSRLPPHPKYPDGKTFTSQHFVQTPNKPDVTNENVFCIYQSAINPPHYELIYQRHVYNLPKGRNNMFHTLLMFLYIIKTKESGMLGRVNLGLSGVNILWIFGE from the exons ATGTGGCCAGACCACCCACTGCCCGTagtggaagggaggaaagaagccaTAGGAGTTGCTAAA ATGCAGGGGGAGCCAAACCCAAGTGCTTCCCTTATTGACAGAACCATCAAGatgagaagagaaacagaagctAGGAAAGTGGTTTTAGCCTGGGGACTCCTAAATGTGTCTATGGCTGGAATGATATATACTGAAAT gaCTGGAAAATTGATTAGTTCTTATTATAATGTGACATATTGGCCCCTCTGGTATATAG GAGGGGAACAAGGTCCGTACCCTCATGGGAGGAATACTCTAGCAGAAGAGACAATCAAGTTAATAAACAGTAGAATTCCAG AGCTTGCCCTTGCATCTCTCTTCAGTCTAAATGCCTTATTTGATTTTTGGAGGTATTTCAAATACACTGTGGCACCAACAAGTCTGGTTGTTAGCCCTGGACAGCAAACACTTTTAGGGTTGAAAACAGCTG TTGTACAGACTACTCCTCCACGTGATCTGGCAGCAGCCCAAatccctccctctccaccttcTCCTTCAATTCAGGGTCAGAGTGTGTTAAGTTATAGCCCATCTCGCTCACCCAGTACCAGCCCCAAGTTCACCACCAGCTGTATAACTGGATATAGCCCTCAGCTGCAAGGTCTGTCATCAGGTGGCAGTGGATCTTACAGCCCCGGAGTGACCTACTCACCCATCAGTGGTTATAACAAG ctggcaagctatagtccctCTCCTTCTTCTCCGTATCCTACCACTGTTGGTCCAGTGGAGAGCAGTGGGCTGAGATCTCGCTACCGCTCCTCACCCACCGTCTACAACTCCCCTACTGACAAAGAAGACTACATGACCGACCTGCGAACCTTGGATACTTTCCTtagaagtgaagaagaaaaacagcagaGAGTTAAGCtgg GAAGCCCAGATTCTACTTCGCCTCCCACCAGTCCTACTTTCTGGAACTACAGCCGTTCTGTGGGGGATTATGCACAGACTTTGAAGAAGTTTCAGTATCAGCTTGCCTGTAGGTCTCAGGCGCCATGTGCTAACAAAGATGAAGCCGATCTCAGCTCTAAACAAGCTGCAGAGGAG gtttgGGCAAGAGTAACTATGAATAGACAACTTCTTGATCATATGGATTCATGGACAGCTAAGTTCAGAAAT TGGATCAACGAGACAATATTAGTGCCGCTTGTGCAAGAGATCGAGTCTGTCAGCACGCAGATGAGGCGAATGGGTTGTCCAGAGCTGCAAATAGGAG AGGCTAGTATTACTAGCTTGAAACAGGCTGCTTTAGTCAAAGCTCCACTCATTCCAACTCTGAATACAATCGTGCAGTATCTAGACCTCACTCCAAATCAGGAATACTTGTTTGAAAGGATCAAAG AACTTTCTCAGGGAGGCTGTATGAGCTCGTTTCGATGGAATAGAGGTGGAGACTTTAAAGGTCGCAAGTGGGATACAGACCTGCCCACGGATTCTGCT ATCATCATGCATGTATTTTGCACCTACCTTGATTCCAGATTACCTCCACATCCTAAATATCCTGatggaaaaacatttacttctcagCACTTTGTTCAGACACCAAATAAACCAG ATGTGACAAATGAGAATGTTTTCTGCATTTATCAGAGTGCTATCAACCCTCCCCATTATGAGCTAATCTACCAGCGTCATGTCTACAATCTTCCCAAG GGCCGAAATAATATGTTTCATACACTGTTGATGTTCCTCTACATTATAAAAACCAAAGAGTCAGGAATGCTTGG gagaGTTAATCTTGGCCTCTCTGGTGTGAATATTTTGTGGATTTTTGGAGAATAG
- the TMEM209 gene encoding transmembrane protein 209 isoform X2, which produces MQGEPNPSASLIDRTIKMRRETEARKVVLAWGLLNVSMAGMIYTEMTGKLISSYYNVTYWPLWYIGGEQGPYPHGRNTLAEETIKLINSRIPELALASLFSLNALFDFWRYFKYTVAPTSLVVSPGQQTLLGLKTAVVQTTPPRDLAAAQIPPSPPSPSIQGQSVLSYSPSRSPSTSPKFTTSCITGYSPQLQGLSSGGSGSYSPGVTYSPISGYNKLASYSPSPSSPYPTTVGPVESSGLRSRYRSSPTVYNSPTDKEDYMTDLRTLDTFLRSEEEKQQRVKLGSPDSTSPPTSPTFWNYSRSVGDYAQTLKKFQYQLACRSQAPCANKDEADLSSKQAAEEVWARVTMNRQLLDHMDSWTAKFRNWINETILVPLVQEIESVSTQMRRMGCPELQIGEASITSLKQAALVKAPLIPTLNTIVQYLDLTPNQEYLFERIKELSQGGCMSSFRWNRGGDFKGRKWDTDLPTDSAIIMHVFCTYLDSRLPPHPKYPDGKTFTSQHFVQTPNKPDVTNENVFCIYQSAINPPHYELIYQRHVYNLPKGRNNMFHTLLMFLYIIKTKESGMLGRVNLGLSGVNILWIFGE; this is translated from the exons ATGCAGGGGGAGCCAAACCCAAGTGCTTCCCTTATTGACAGAACCATCAAGatgagaagagaaacagaagctAGGAAAGTGGTTTTAGCCTGGGGACTCCTAAATGTGTCTATGGCTGGAATGATATATACTGAAAT gaCTGGAAAATTGATTAGTTCTTATTATAATGTGACATATTGGCCCCTCTGGTATATAG GAGGGGAACAAGGTCCGTACCCTCATGGGAGGAATACTCTAGCAGAAGAGACAATCAAGTTAATAAACAGTAGAATTCCAG AGCTTGCCCTTGCATCTCTCTTCAGTCTAAATGCCTTATTTGATTTTTGGAGGTATTTCAAATACACTGTGGCACCAACAAGTCTGGTTGTTAGCCCTGGACAGCAAACACTTTTAGGGTTGAAAACAGCTG TTGTACAGACTACTCCTCCACGTGATCTGGCAGCAGCCCAAatccctccctctccaccttcTCCTTCAATTCAGGGTCAGAGTGTGTTAAGTTATAGCCCATCTCGCTCACCCAGTACCAGCCCCAAGTTCACCACCAGCTGTATAACTGGATATAGCCCTCAGCTGCAAGGTCTGTCATCAGGTGGCAGTGGATCTTACAGCCCCGGAGTGACCTACTCACCCATCAGTGGTTATAACAAG ctggcaagctatagtccctCTCCTTCTTCTCCGTATCCTACCACTGTTGGTCCAGTGGAGAGCAGTGGGCTGAGATCTCGCTACCGCTCCTCACCCACCGTCTACAACTCCCCTACTGACAAAGAAGACTACATGACCGACCTGCGAACCTTGGATACTTTCCTtagaagtgaagaagaaaaacagcagaGAGTTAAGCtgg GAAGCCCAGATTCTACTTCGCCTCCCACCAGTCCTACTTTCTGGAACTACAGCCGTTCTGTGGGGGATTATGCACAGACTTTGAAGAAGTTTCAGTATCAGCTTGCCTGTAGGTCTCAGGCGCCATGTGCTAACAAAGATGAAGCCGATCTCAGCTCTAAACAAGCTGCAGAGGAG gtttgGGCAAGAGTAACTATGAATAGACAACTTCTTGATCATATGGATTCATGGACAGCTAAGTTCAGAAAT TGGATCAACGAGACAATATTAGTGCCGCTTGTGCAAGAGATCGAGTCTGTCAGCACGCAGATGAGGCGAATGGGTTGTCCAGAGCTGCAAATAGGAG AGGCTAGTATTACTAGCTTGAAACAGGCTGCTTTAGTCAAAGCTCCACTCATTCCAACTCTGAATACAATCGTGCAGTATCTAGACCTCACTCCAAATCAGGAATACTTGTTTGAAAGGATCAAAG AACTTTCTCAGGGAGGCTGTATGAGCTCGTTTCGATGGAATAGAGGTGGAGACTTTAAAGGTCGCAAGTGGGATACAGACCTGCCCACGGATTCTGCT ATCATCATGCATGTATTTTGCACCTACCTTGATTCCAGATTACCTCCACATCCTAAATATCCTGatggaaaaacatttacttctcagCACTTTGTTCAGACACCAAATAAACCAG ATGTGACAAATGAGAATGTTTTCTGCATTTATCAGAGTGCTATCAACCCTCCCCATTATGAGCTAATCTACCAGCGTCATGTCTACAATCTTCCCAAG GGCCGAAATAATATGTTTCATACACTGTTGATGTTCCTCTACATTATAAAAACCAAAGAGTCAGGAATGCTTGG gagaGTTAATCTTGGCCTCTCTGGTGTGAATATTTTGTGGATTTTTGGAGAATAG
- the TMEM209 gene encoding transmembrane protein 209 isoform X3: MWPDHPLPVVEGRKEAIGVAKMQGEPNPSASLIDRTIKMRRETEARKVVLAWGLLNVSMAGMIYTEMTGKLISSYYNVTYWPLWYIELALASLFSLNALFDFWRYFKYTVAPTSLVVSPGQQTLLGLKTAVVQTTPPRDLAAAQIPPSPPSPSIQGQSVLSYSPSRSPSTSPKFTTSCITGYSPQLQGLSSGGSGSYSPGVTYSPISGYNKLASYSPSPSSPYPTTVGPVESSGLRSRYRSSPTVYNSPTDKEDYMTDLRTLDTFLRSEEEKQQRVKLGSPDSTSPPTSPTFWNYSRSVGDYAQTLKKFQYQLACRSQAPCANKDEADLSSKQAAEEVWARVTMNRQLLDHMDSWTAKFRNWINETILVPLVQEIESVSTQMRRMGCPELQIGEASITSLKQAALVKAPLIPTLNTIVQYLDLTPNQEYLFERIKELSQGGCMSSFRWNRGGDFKGRKWDTDLPTDSAIIMHVFCTYLDSRLPPHPKYPDGKTFTSQHFVQTPNKPDVTNENVFCIYQSAINPPHYELIYQRHVYNLPKGRNNMFHTLLMFLYIIKTKESGMLGRVNLGLSGVNILWIFGE; this comes from the exons ATGTGGCCAGACCACCCACTGCCCGTagtggaagggaggaaagaagccaTAGGAGTTGCTAAA ATGCAGGGGGAGCCAAACCCAAGTGCTTCCCTTATTGACAGAACCATCAAGatgagaagagaaacagaagctAGGAAAGTGGTTTTAGCCTGGGGACTCCTAAATGTGTCTATGGCTGGAATGATATATACTGAAAT gaCTGGAAAATTGATTAGTTCTTATTATAATGTGACATATTGGCCCCTCTGGTATATAG AGCTTGCCCTTGCATCTCTCTTCAGTCTAAATGCCTTATTTGATTTTTGGAGGTATTTCAAATACACTGTGGCACCAACAAGTCTGGTTGTTAGCCCTGGACAGCAAACACTTTTAGGGTTGAAAACAGCTG TTGTACAGACTACTCCTCCACGTGATCTGGCAGCAGCCCAAatccctccctctccaccttcTCCTTCAATTCAGGGTCAGAGTGTGTTAAGTTATAGCCCATCTCGCTCACCCAGTACCAGCCCCAAGTTCACCACCAGCTGTATAACTGGATATAGCCCTCAGCTGCAAGGTCTGTCATCAGGTGGCAGTGGATCTTACAGCCCCGGAGTGACCTACTCACCCATCAGTGGTTATAACAAG ctggcaagctatagtccctCTCCTTCTTCTCCGTATCCTACCACTGTTGGTCCAGTGGAGAGCAGTGGGCTGAGATCTCGCTACCGCTCCTCACCCACCGTCTACAACTCCCCTACTGACAAAGAAGACTACATGACCGACCTGCGAACCTTGGATACTTTCCTtagaagtgaagaagaaaaacagcagaGAGTTAAGCtgg GAAGCCCAGATTCTACTTCGCCTCCCACCAGTCCTACTTTCTGGAACTACAGCCGTTCTGTGGGGGATTATGCACAGACTTTGAAGAAGTTTCAGTATCAGCTTGCCTGTAGGTCTCAGGCGCCATGTGCTAACAAAGATGAAGCCGATCTCAGCTCTAAACAAGCTGCAGAGGAG gtttgGGCAAGAGTAACTATGAATAGACAACTTCTTGATCATATGGATTCATGGACAGCTAAGTTCAGAAAT TGGATCAACGAGACAATATTAGTGCCGCTTGTGCAAGAGATCGAGTCTGTCAGCACGCAGATGAGGCGAATGGGTTGTCCAGAGCTGCAAATAGGAG AGGCTAGTATTACTAGCTTGAAACAGGCTGCTTTAGTCAAAGCTCCACTCATTCCAACTCTGAATACAATCGTGCAGTATCTAGACCTCACTCCAAATCAGGAATACTTGTTTGAAAGGATCAAAG AACTTTCTCAGGGAGGCTGTATGAGCTCGTTTCGATGGAATAGAGGTGGAGACTTTAAAGGTCGCAAGTGGGATACAGACCTGCCCACGGATTCTGCT ATCATCATGCATGTATTTTGCACCTACCTTGATTCCAGATTACCTCCACATCCTAAATATCCTGatggaaaaacatttacttctcagCACTTTGTTCAGACACCAAATAAACCAG ATGTGACAAATGAGAATGTTTTCTGCATTTATCAGAGTGCTATCAACCCTCCCCATTATGAGCTAATCTACCAGCGTCATGTCTACAATCTTCCCAAG GGCCGAAATAATATGTTTCATACACTGTTGATGTTCCTCTACATTATAAAAACCAAAGAGTCAGGAATGCTTGG gagaGTTAATCTTGGCCTCTCTGGTGTGAATATTTTGTGGATTTTTGGAGAATAG
- the SSMEM1 gene encoding serine-rich single-pass membrane protein 1 — translation MGDLFSLFWEVDPPAIPISFTIPNQDYECRKDDSCGTIGNFLLWYFVIILVLMFFSRASVWMSEKKKDEDNGTSTSPSKESKDISNKRRGKEGAWDSLQMMKKPKQSQLTPVTDSEVALVNACLEQRRARHYSEFSQVNRTPHDSDTTECDSEESNSGASSWKESESEHHPSPAGIKKRKIAQRQRNMGGYQIRERPCLHCKAMRTNEWLTRHFLQNASVTSSVKGNENSGPDNKTKFSKF, via the exons ATGGgagatcttttttctttattttgggaggTGGATCCTCCTGCCATTCCTATAAGTTTTACCATTCCAAATCAAGATTATGAATGCCGGAAGGATGACTCTTGTGGGACAATAGGGAACTTCCTGCTTTGGTATTTTGTCATTATACTGGTCCTGATGTTCTTCTCTCGGGCTTCTGTCTGG ATGTCTGAGAAGAAAAAGGATGAAGACAATGGGACAAGTACTTCACCAAGTAAAG AAAGCAAAGATATTTCCAATAAGCGGCGAGGCAAAGAGGGTGCCTGGGATTCTTTGCAAATGATGAAAAAACCAAAGCAGAGCCAACTTACCCCTGTAACTGACTCAGAAGTGGCTTTGGTCAATGCCTGTCTTGAACAAAGACGAGCGAGGCACTATTCTGAATTCAGTCAAGTGAATCGGACCCCACATGACAGTGATACTACTGAGTGTGACAGTGAAGAATCTAACTCCGGAGCCTCCTCATGgaaggagagtgaaagtgaaCACCACCCATCACCAGCCGgtattaagaagagaaaaatagctCAGAGGCAAAGGAATATGGGAGGTTACCAAATCAGGGAAAGGCCCTGCCTCCACTGCAAAGCCATGAGAACCAATGAATGGCTAACTCGCCATTTCCTTCAGAATGCTTCAGTAACAAGCTCAgtgaagggaaatgaaaattctGGACCTGATAATAAGACAAAATTCAGTAAATTTTGA
- the TMEM209 gene encoding transmembrane protein 209 isoform X4 has protein sequence MWPDHPLPVVEGRKEAIGVAKMQGEPNPSASLIDRTIKMRRETEARKVVLAWGLLNVSMAGMIYTEMTGKLISSYYNVTYWPLWYIGGEQGPYPHGRNTLAEETIKLINSRIPELALASLFSLNALFDFWRYFKYTVAPTSLVVSPGQQTLLGLKTAVVQTTPPRDLAAAQIPPSPPSPSIQGQSVLSYSPSRSPSTSPKFTTSCITGYSPQLQGLSSGGSGSYSPGVTYSPISGYNKLASYSPSPSSPYPTTVGPVESSGLRSRYRSSPTVYNSPTDKEDYMTDLRTLDTFLRSEEEKQQRVKLGSPDSTSPPTSPTFWNYSRSVGDYAQTLKKFQYQLACRSQAPCANKDEADLSSKQAAEEVWARVTMNRQLLDHMDSWTAKFRNWINETILVPLVQEIESVSTQMRRMGCPELQIGELSQGGCMSSFRWNRGGDFKGRKWDTDLPTDSAIIMHVFCTYLDSRLPPHPKYPDGKTFTSQHFVQTPNKPDVTNENVFCIYQSAINPPHYELIYQRHVYNLPKGRNNMFHTLLMFLYIIKTKESGMLGRVNLGLSGVNILWIFGE, from the exons ATGTGGCCAGACCACCCACTGCCCGTagtggaagggaggaaagaagccaTAGGAGTTGCTAAA ATGCAGGGGGAGCCAAACCCAAGTGCTTCCCTTATTGACAGAACCATCAAGatgagaagagaaacagaagctAGGAAAGTGGTTTTAGCCTGGGGACTCCTAAATGTGTCTATGGCTGGAATGATATATACTGAAAT gaCTGGAAAATTGATTAGTTCTTATTATAATGTGACATATTGGCCCCTCTGGTATATAG GAGGGGAACAAGGTCCGTACCCTCATGGGAGGAATACTCTAGCAGAAGAGACAATCAAGTTAATAAACAGTAGAATTCCAG AGCTTGCCCTTGCATCTCTCTTCAGTCTAAATGCCTTATTTGATTTTTGGAGGTATTTCAAATACACTGTGGCACCAACAAGTCTGGTTGTTAGCCCTGGACAGCAAACACTTTTAGGGTTGAAAACAGCTG TTGTACAGACTACTCCTCCACGTGATCTGGCAGCAGCCCAAatccctccctctccaccttcTCCTTCAATTCAGGGTCAGAGTGTGTTAAGTTATAGCCCATCTCGCTCACCCAGTACCAGCCCCAAGTTCACCACCAGCTGTATAACTGGATATAGCCCTCAGCTGCAAGGTCTGTCATCAGGTGGCAGTGGATCTTACAGCCCCGGAGTGACCTACTCACCCATCAGTGGTTATAACAAG ctggcaagctatagtccctCTCCTTCTTCTCCGTATCCTACCACTGTTGGTCCAGTGGAGAGCAGTGGGCTGAGATCTCGCTACCGCTCCTCACCCACCGTCTACAACTCCCCTACTGACAAAGAAGACTACATGACCGACCTGCGAACCTTGGATACTTTCCTtagaagtgaagaagaaaaacagcagaGAGTTAAGCtgg GAAGCCCAGATTCTACTTCGCCTCCCACCAGTCCTACTTTCTGGAACTACAGCCGTTCTGTGGGGGATTATGCACAGACTTTGAAGAAGTTTCAGTATCAGCTTGCCTGTAGGTCTCAGGCGCCATGTGCTAACAAAGATGAAGCCGATCTCAGCTCTAAACAAGCTGCAGAGGAG gtttgGGCAAGAGTAACTATGAATAGACAACTTCTTGATCATATGGATTCATGGACAGCTAAGTTCAGAAAT TGGATCAACGAGACAATATTAGTGCCGCTTGTGCAAGAGATCGAGTCTGTCAGCACGCAGATGAGGCGAATGGGTTGTCCAGAGCTGCAAATAGGAG AACTTTCTCAGGGAGGCTGTATGAGCTCGTTTCGATGGAATAGAGGTGGAGACTTTAAAGGTCGCAAGTGGGATACAGACCTGCCCACGGATTCTGCT ATCATCATGCATGTATTTTGCACCTACCTTGATTCCAGATTACCTCCACATCCTAAATATCCTGatggaaaaacatttacttctcagCACTTTGTTCAGACACCAAATAAACCAG ATGTGACAAATGAGAATGTTTTCTGCATTTATCAGAGTGCTATCAACCCTCCCCATTATGAGCTAATCTACCAGCGTCATGTCTACAATCTTCCCAAG GGCCGAAATAATATGTTTCATACACTGTTGATGTTCCTCTACATTATAAAAACCAAAGAGTCAGGAATGCTTGG gagaGTTAATCTTGGCCTCTCTGGTGTGAATATTTTGTGGATTTTTGGAGAATAG